From Verrucomicrobia bacterium S94, the proteins below share one genomic window:
- a CDS encoding cation-translocating P-type ATPase, whose amino-acid sequence MKKIVESTIEAFNTRKEQLSFGDHISQYFVPVVVLISLIVLTGNVFWGDRNDAIIRMLSVLIVACPCAFGIAEPLVLTAAIEKVRGLGIQIFNGTVLALKPAVAVFDKTGTLTRGTPEVHRVVWLTEKNEKKLDLLASLENGIEHPIARALAAIGTPKPVEERTIARTVVSGKVDGKHYVAGSAGLFPDIGIPPDLRDSTLVMFGTPEQCDCIVGLRDTVREESGGLIQDLKNNGVKPYIFSGDRKPVVEQVAGELGIEHYFGEMGSGDKQQEIARLQADGNSVMMVGDGINDAQALAAADFGLAVFSGQIPAKMSADGVFMVPEIGKLSSLPFMQRKVRHKIRLNYGWAFAYNITGMFLAGVGWLSPKYCAVGMVFSNLVVIFNSVYGMNLPKAVRKTV is encoded by the coding sequence ATTAAAAAGATTGTTGAAAGCACGATTGAGGCTTTCAACACCCGCAAGGAACAGTTGTCGTTCGGGGATCATATCAGCCAGTATTTTGTGCCGGTTGTGGTGCTGATTTCGCTGATTGTGCTGACGGGCAATGTGTTCTGGGGCGATCGTAATGATGCGATTATCCGTATGCTGTCGGTGCTGATTGTGGCCTGTCCCTGTGCATTCGGGATTGCCGAACCGCTCGTACTCACCGCCGCCATTGAAAAGGTGCGTGGACTGGGTATTCAGATTTTTAATGGCACTGTGCTGGCTCTTAAACCGGCGGTGGCGGTTTTTGATAAAACCGGCACACTGACCCGCGGGACACCGGAGGTGCACCGTGTGGTCTGGCTTACGGAAAAGAACGAAAAAAAACTCGACCTGCTGGCTTCGCTTGAAAACGGGATTGAGCATCCGATCGCCCGCGCTCTGGCGGCAATCGGAACGCCGAAGCCGGTGGAGGAGCGGACCATTGCGCGTACTGTGGTTTCGGGGAAAGTGGATGGGAAGCACTATGTCGCCGGCAGTGCCGGTCTTTTTCCGGACATTGGAATTCCGCCCGACCTGCGGGATTCAACGCTTGTGATGTTCGGTACGCCTGAGCAGTGCGACTGTATTGTCGGGCTCAGGGATACCGTTCGTGAAGAGTCGGGCGGTCTCATTCAGGATCTGAAGAACAACGGCGTCAAACCCTATATTTTTTCGGGCGACCGTAAACCGGTGGTTGAGCAGGTGGCCGGTGAATTGGGAATTGAGCATTATTTCGGAGAAATGGGCAGCGGCGATAAACAGCAGGAAATTGCCCGGCTTCAGGCCGATGGAAACAGCGTGATGATGGTGGGCGACGGCATTAATGATGCGCAGGCATTGGCGGCGGCCGACTTCGGTCTTGCGGTGTTTTCCGGACAGATTCCGGCAAAAATGAGTGCCGACGGCGTGTTTATGGTTCCGGAGATTGGAAAACTGTCCAGCCTGCCGTTTATGCAACGCAAGGTGCGGCATAAAATCCGTCTGAATTACGGCTGGGCGTTTGCCTACAATATTACAGGGATGTTTCTGGCCGGTGTCGGCTGGCTGTCCCCGAAATACTGTGCAGTCGGCATGGTCTTCTCCAACCTGGTGGTCATCTTCAATTCGGTCTACGGCATGAATCTTCCGAAAGCGGTACGGAAAACGGTTTAA
- a CDS encoding cation-translocating P-type ATPase, with protein sequence MADHCIVCNRTVPGGEGDFCCPGCAAVHVIIGKMELDGAERDERIAQLLEGVFPDGREVETEEKEIENGQDLCFLVGGMVCPACSWLVHNSLGKLPGVGNVNLNFIAETCTLSYDPMQIGKDTIQSNIEKLGYKYYEGEDAQRDSFDYFRFGAGWFFALNNMMISFVVYSAESWDVPFAMQLVCSILLALFGTLVPFYAARTTMVMGWRQIVSRQFRMESLVVLSTSAAWIYSVYSMLTGDFAHLYFDVVTLLLMLIETGNLISGSFYKKLSRRVSSLSWQLPKKARIKGNDVDEDYAAVEELEPGTEFLVKRDEFVPTDGILMGPAEFDFSLITGESHGVSLEQGHYVGAGARLLSDDARLSVPAGGRATLLKRLLKARLRLSTPARNSCRSGIISASILCRLWC encoded by the coding sequence GACGGGGCGGAGCGCGATGAACGTATTGCCCAGCTTCTGGAAGGTGTTTTTCCCGATGGACGGGAAGTGGAGACGGAAGAGAAGGAAATTGAAAACGGACAGGATCTCTGTTTTCTCGTGGGCGGCATGGTCTGTCCCGCCTGTTCCTGGCTGGTGCACAACAGTCTGGGGAAACTTCCCGGGGTTGGAAATGTAAACCTTAACTTTATTGCCGAAACGTGCACTCTTTCCTATGACCCGATGCAGATCGGTAAGGATACCATTCAGTCGAATATCGAAAAACTCGGTTATAAATACTACGAAGGTGAGGACGCACAACGCGATTCGTTCGACTATTTCCGTTTTGGAGCCGGCTGGTTTTTTGCGCTGAATAATATGATGATTTCGTTTGTCGTTTATTCGGCCGAAAGCTGGGATGTGCCGTTCGCCATGCAGCTGGTCTGTTCCATTCTGCTGGCTCTGTTCGGCACACTGGTTCCGTTTTATGCCGCCAGGACCACGATGGTGATGGGCTGGCGGCAGATTGTCAGTCGTCAGTTCCGTATGGAGAGTCTTGTGGTGCTCTCCACTTCTGCGGCCTGGATCTATTCGGTCTATTCCATGCTCACCGGCGATTTTGCCCATCTCTATTTTGATGTGGTTACACTGCTGCTGATGCTGATTGAAACCGGAAACCTGATTTCAGGTTCGTTCTACAAAAAACTGAGCCGCCGCGTCAGCTCACTTTCATGGCAGCTGCCGAAAAAAGCGCGGATCAAAGGGAATGACGTTGATGAAGATTATGCTGCCGTGGAAGAGCTGGAGCCCGGTACAGAATTTCTGGTGAAGCGCGATGAGTTTGTTCCGACCGATGGTATACTGATGGGACCGGCCGAATTTGACTTCAGTCTGATCACCGGGGAATCGCACGGTGTTTCGCTGGAACAGGGTCACTATGTCGGAGCCGGTGCCCGACTGCTCTCCGATGATGCCAGACTTTCCGTGCCGGCCGGGGGCAGAGCAACCTTATTAAAAAGATTGTTGAAAGCACGATTGAGGCTTTCAACACCCGCAAGGAACAGTTGTCGTTCGGGGATCATATCAGCCAGTATTTTGTGCCGGTTGTGGTGCTGA